A single region of the Corallococcus caeni genome encodes:
- a CDS encoding HEAT repeat domain-containing protein has protein sequence MANLSIGNIEKVRALAANARLLLVGGTRAAADSRLTAYDAANNKVLWTSPLPAHVLGLALSGEQFAAAGADGTVRFGSLTDGTVKFQLHNAHPGGCTAVAASPDGKVLYTAGVDGFVRAWDWDSTKKLKEWSASSQPLRAVAVDPTHTYVACAGDDSVVRAFTVATGARRDMPGHEGAVRALAFTPRDGRLVSAGDDGKLRIGYLVGAVEFEVRGDKDSGHAGSVLGLVFPPTPQAEPGQDPAERIASVGSDGRLKVWRLDERRKPRTFELGSKALSAVAFAPPANPRQAKQLLGFLFVGGEDRRVTRITLGTDGKPTDETTAYGHGFDVLNEALKAALPRREAAVKEAVALQEPEALDFVLGVLSSDKDLVARRLAATELGNHGRTAARAKLRERLNDDDKTVRAAALEALTKLETESPLAAPRAALDSRFVDTRVQGLRLLAKPGSASPLVPGLIASKLPDTNAEVGTAALDALTTVSPKGSTEPLKLAFERGPAALKVEVLLRASVAGLLGDPRLQPLVARALDDADRDVRRVAFAVRVLERRPLAATLEAKDEEFARTVREVARMLTLQARRTAGDAEAKFTTDAELAASREQLFGKTAAGTALTEADLEPLLAAMACRMPDTAVRGARVLAQLGDGRALGALLQLSREDDAAIRRETATALQALQDPRARERLVWMLDDADGDVRAAALTAVVALDSDAPLSAAEAALRSGHEDVRVRGLDRLVKLGAKAEGAEGLLGDALEDESAKVRGEAFRTLWAWNDQEPVKALDRALAGRFPDLRTRAVEVLAQKGTDDWALERLKKSVDDRDAGVATAAYEAWVKLAGKEKPEPHLAALNTPHPALREKAAKASVHAPAEAMRSALLKRVQDEHLDVAFAALESLDKLIPNENGPLLAGIAATALPVRVRAAELLAPRGAEDIIEPMRGLITDKDLERMYPPGFLVPLRIRASRALATLGSRRLLGFYATTLLPNELTDLQEQGARGLATASRRGDEGALLDALGHSLVAARSWAADGLARLGDVRALPVLTGNLRHEHLPIRLGAILAFAALGPEGDGGLLHGLEDSAREVQEMVFAIVLARDLRASREGGPPDLLTSALSSGRPEVRYAAARALELRTEPEAYRAHLVEVLLPPRPEKAGDMKDWPAEEERAKRVIGLAEALSSGQPEQRYAAAQVLLLRNKPLDYFREAQKVARPSSLQAPWKPETAQGAAHVVQPSTPEKQGTASATGKSWLRRLFSAVKPAEGASATPQSATQAERQHLRRLAFGAYVGLLRQVTAGDEEGHRVRRDAVDRVVKLTQEGYAGTSAAVAALLRALEDPHQLVRRAALAGLKELYPAGSDEPLALALASLAPDVARAALEELAERGDKARPRVTAALNSPLPEVRKSAFELLEKLSPPGSLEPLLAALGSEHADLRVGVIERLAGANDSRVTEALGRAMGSEHEDLRLRAAELLAFRGDDRAVEVLGTFLRSETPAVTRRAQEALARLGTSAAVAALAARLSVATEIPERTKLVAALGRTHRVDALDVLARQSVEDEAPFVRLTCVTAAMQLTWPPEQEKLDEDERELKKRDAALAVRFLRVAVKSQDPEVRKAAARELEHGKSEGQDALLVQLFSDRDVTVRAAAVEHYSKRVVEEGAAVEPLEEILRAGARELMLPAAEGVAHQRRASALRPLLLYARAGEPHERGRALLALGTLGDVRALSELETVAGGGTPDAPAEEDMVFAAIEALGRLANRMPDGEDRRRIEEKVEAAATDGNAFQRQEAGVRGLRALGGERARVKLEALLADGDTDDDVRRTVAEELGRFGDPAAEAALAAALNEEDDDLRAAARKALDVLFPKERTRVEFLAVQSEHEDISEPAATYLASEGDPALLVPRLATLDNAELRLRLRRGLARRGAMPVPEVIALFGHDKPEAREEAARLVGTWTGDAPEAGAVDTAGLTRALVAAERRTATAWATAQPAKKDPLAAAWERLLWAGSRLGAKELVATSAGILRQGEAQAPAAVRQEAARVLGRMKAKNEAQALRTALGDPDANVRSAAASVLAELVPAEASAWALEVKPFDPVALGPTGAKVASSALTASEARRLAVPALLAKKDLEPLKSVAADAKPEVKQDAWAALGRLGGDAAAELLKTAAFDKSQSVELRKAAYRAHKRARRAAERARKEGQPS, from the coding sequence ATGGCCAACCTCTCCATCGGCAACATCGAGAAGGTCCGTGCGCTCGCCGCCAATGCGCGCCTGCTGCTCGTGGGCGGTACGCGCGCGGCCGCCGACAGCCGCCTCACCGCGTACGACGCAGCGAACAACAAGGTCCTGTGGACCAGCCCGCTGCCCGCGCACGTGCTGGGCCTCGCGCTGTCCGGCGAGCAGTTCGCCGCGGCGGGCGCGGACGGCACCGTGCGCTTCGGGTCGCTCACCGACGGCACGGTGAAGTTCCAGCTCCACAACGCGCACCCCGGCGGCTGCACGGCGGTGGCGGCCAGCCCCGACGGCAAGGTGCTCTACACGGCCGGCGTGGACGGCTTCGTGCGCGCCTGGGACTGGGACAGCACGAAGAAGCTCAAGGAGTGGAGCGCGTCGTCGCAGCCGCTGCGCGCGGTGGCGGTGGACCCCACGCACACGTACGTGGCCTGCGCGGGCGATGACAGCGTGGTGCGCGCGTTCACGGTGGCGACGGGTGCGCGCCGTGACATGCCGGGCCACGAGGGCGCGGTGCGGGCGCTGGCCTTCACGCCGCGCGACGGCCGGCTCGTCTCCGCGGGCGACGACGGGAAGCTGCGCATCGGCTACCTCGTCGGCGCGGTGGAGTTCGAGGTTCGCGGCGACAAGGACAGCGGCCACGCGGGCTCCGTGCTGGGGCTGGTGTTCCCGCCCACGCCCCAGGCGGAACCCGGGCAGGACCCCGCGGAGCGCATCGCGTCCGTGGGCAGCGACGGCAGGCTGAAGGTCTGGCGCCTGGACGAGCGCCGCAAGCCGCGCACCTTCGAGCTGGGCAGCAAGGCCCTGAGCGCGGTGGCCTTCGCGCCCCCGGCGAACCCCCGTCAGGCGAAGCAGCTGCTGGGCTTCCTCTTCGTGGGCGGCGAGGACCGCCGGGTCACGCGCATCACGCTGGGCACGGACGGCAAGCCCACGGACGAGACGACGGCGTACGGGCACGGCTTCGACGTCCTCAACGAGGCGCTGAAGGCCGCCCTCCCCCGCCGCGAGGCCGCGGTGAAGGAGGCGGTGGCGCTCCAGGAGCCGGAGGCGCTGGACTTCGTCCTGGGCGTGCTGTCCTCGGACAAGGACCTCGTGGCGCGCCGGCTGGCGGCCACGGAGCTGGGCAACCACGGCCGCACCGCCGCGCGGGCGAAGCTGCGCGAGCGGCTCAACGACGACGACAAGACGGTGCGCGCCGCGGCGCTGGAGGCCCTGACGAAGCTGGAGACGGAGTCTCCGCTCGCGGCCCCTCGCGCGGCGCTGGACTCGCGCTTCGTGGACACGCGCGTGCAGGGCCTGCGCCTGCTGGCGAAGCCAGGCAGCGCGTCGCCGCTGGTGCCGGGGCTCATCGCCAGCAAGCTGCCGGACACGAACGCGGAGGTGGGCACCGCCGCGCTGGACGCGCTCACCACCGTGTCGCCCAAGGGCAGCACGGAGCCGCTGAAGCTCGCCTTCGAGCGCGGCCCCGCGGCCCTCAAGGTGGAGGTGCTGCTGCGCGCGTCGGTGGCGGGCCTGCTGGGAGACCCGCGCCTGCAGCCGCTGGTGGCGCGCGCGCTGGACGACGCGGACCGGGACGTGCGCCGCGTGGCCTTCGCGGTGCGCGTGCTGGAGCGCCGCCCGCTGGCCGCCACGCTGGAGGCGAAGGACGAGGAGTTCGCGCGCACGGTGCGGGAAGTGGCCCGCATGCTGACGCTCCAGGCCAGGCGCACGGCCGGGGACGCGGAGGCGAAGTTCACCACCGACGCGGAGCTGGCCGCCTCGCGCGAGCAGCTCTTCGGAAAGACGGCCGCCGGCACGGCGCTGACGGAAGCGGACCTGGAGCCGTTGCTCGCCGCCATGGCGTGCCGCATGCCGGACACGGCGGTGCGAGGAGCGCGCGTGCTGGCGCAGCTGGGTGACGGCCGCGCCCTGGGCGCGCTGCTCCAGCTGTCGCGCGAGGACGACGCCGCCATCCGCCGCGAGACGGCCACCGCGCTCCAGGCGTTGCAGGATCCGCGCGCCCGCGAGCGGCTGGTGTGGATGCTGGACGACGCGGACGGGGACGTGCGCGCGGCGGCGTTGACGGCCGTGGTGGCGCTGGACTCGGACGCGCCGCTGTCCGCCGCGGAGGCCGCGCTGCGCTCCGGCCACGAGGACGTGCGCGTGCGCGGCCTGGACCGGCTGGTGAAGCTGGGCGCGAAGGCGGAGGGCGCGGAAGGCCTGCTGGGCGACGCGCTGGAGGACGAATCCGCCAAGGTGCGCGGCGAGGCGTTCCGCACGCTGTGGGCGTGGAACGACCAGGAGCCGGTGAAGGCGCTGGACCGCGCGCTGGCGGGCCGCTTCCCGGACCTGCGCACCCGCGCGGTGGAGGTGCTCGCGCAGAAGGGCACCGACGACTGGGCGCTGGAGCGGCTGAAGAAGTCCGTGGACGACCGCGACGCGGGCGTGGCCACCGCCGCCTACGAGGCGTGGGTGAAGCTGGCCGGCAAGGAGAAGCCGGAGCCGCACCTGGCCGCGCTCAACACCCCGCACCCGGCCCTGCGCGAGAAGGCCGCCAAGGCCTCCGTGCACGCCCCGGCGGAAGCCATGCGCTCCGCGCTCCTCAAGCGCGTGCAGGACGAGCACCTGGACGTGGCGTTCGCGGCGCTGGAGTCGCTCGACAAGCTCATCCCGAACGAGAACGGGCCGCTGCTCGCGGGCATCGCGGCGACGGCGCTGCCGGTGCGCGTGCGGGCCGCGGAGCTGCTCGCCCCGCGCGGCGCGGAGGACATCATCGAGCCCATGCGCGGGCTCATCACGGACAAGGACCTGGAGCGGATGTACCCGCCCGGCTTCCTCGTCCCCCTGCGCATCCGCGCGTCGCGAGCGCTGGCCACGCTGGGCTCGCGGCGCCTGCTGGGCTTCTATGCCACCACGCTCCTGCCCAACGAGCTGACGGACCTCCAGGAGCAGGGCGCGCGCGGTCTCGCCACCGCGAGCCGCCGGGGTGACGAGGGCGCGCTGCTGGATGCGCTGGGCCACTCGCTGGTGGCGGCGCGTTCGTGGGCCGCGGACGGCCTCGCGCGTCTGGGTGACGTGCGCGCGCTGCCGGTGCTCACCGGGAACCTGCGCCATGAGCACCTGCCCATCCGGCTGGGCGCCATCCTCGCCTTCGCGGCCCTGGGCCCCGAGGGCGACGGTGGCCTCTTGCACGGCCTGGAGGACTCCGCGCGCGAAGTGCAGGAGATGGTCTTCGCCATCGTGCTCGCGCGGGACCTGCGCGCCAGCCGCGAGGGCGGACCGCCGGACCTGCTGACGAGCGCGCTGTCCAGCGGCCGTCCGGAGGTGCGCTACGCCGCGGCCCGCGCGCTGGAGCTGCGCACGGAGCCGGAGGCCTACCGCGCCCACCTGGTCGAAGTGCTGCTGCCGCCGCGTCCGGAGAAGGCCGGCGACATGAAGGACTGGCCCGCGGAGGAAGAGCGGGCCAAGCGCGTGATTGGGCTCGCCGAAGCCCTCTCCAGCGGTCAGCCGGAGCAGCGCTACGCGGCGGCCCAGGTGCTGCTGCTGCGCAACAAGCCGCTGGACTACTTCCGCGAGGCGCAGAAGGTCGCGCGGCCCAGCTCGCTCCAGGCTCCCTGGAAGCCGGAGACCGCCCAGGGCGCCGCGCACGTGGTGCAGCCCTCCACGCCGGAGAAGCAGGGCACGGCCTCCGCCACGGGCAAGAGCTGGCTGCGCCGCCTCTTCTCCGCGGTGAAGCCGGCGGAAGGCGCGTCGGCGACGCCGCAGTCGGCGACGCAGGCGGAGCGTCAGCACCTGCGCCGCCTCGCCTTCGGCGCCTACGTGGGCCTGCTGCGCCAGGTGACCGCGGGCGACGAGGAAGGCCACCGCGTCCGCCGCGACGCCGTGGACCGCGTGGTGAAGCTCACGCAGGAAGGCTACGCGGGCACGTCCGCCGCCGTGGCCGCCCTGCTGCGCGCGCTGGAGGACCCGCACCAGCTCGTGCGCCGCGCCGCGCTCGCGGGCCTCAAGGAGCTGTACCCCGCCGGCAGCGACGAGCCGCTGGCGCTGGCCCTCGCGTCGCTGGCGCCGGACGTGGCGCGCGCGGCGCTGGAGGAGCTGGCGGAGCGCGGTGACAAGGCCCGTCCGCGCGTGACCGCGGCGCTCAACTCGCCGCTGCCGGAGGTGCGCAAGTCCGCCTTCGAGCTGCTGGAGAAGCTCAGCCCGCCGGGCAGCCTGGAGCCGCTGCTGGCCGCGCTGGGCAGCGAGCACGCCGACCTGCGCGTGGGCGTGATTGAACGGCTCGCGGGCGCCAACGACTCGCGCGTCACGGAGGCCCTGGGCCGCGCGATGGGCAGCGAGCACGAGGACCTGCGGCTGCGCGCCGCGGAGCTCCTCGCGTTCCGGGGCGACGACCGGGCGGTGGAGGTGCTGGGCACCTTCCTGCGCTCGGAGACGCCGGCCGTGACCCGCCGCGCGCAGGAGGCCCTGGCCCGCCTGGGGACCTCCGCCGCCGTGGCCGCGCTCGCCGCGCGCCTGTCGGTGGCCACGGAGATTCCGGAGCGCACGAAGCTGGTGGCCGCGCTGGGCCGCACGCACCGCGTGGACGCGCTGGACGTGCTCGCGCGCCAGAGCGTGGAGGACGAGGCCCCGTTCGTGCGCCTCACCTGCGTGACGGCCGCGATGCAGCTCACCTGGCCGCCGGAGCAGGAGAAGCTGGACGAGGACGAGCGCGAGCTGAAGAAGCGTGACGCGGCGCTCGCGGTGCGCTTCCTGCGCGTGGCGGTGAAGAGCCAGGACCCGGAGGTCCGCAAGGCCGCCGCCCGCGAACTGGAGCACGGCAAGAGCGAGGGCCAGGACGCGCTGCTCGTCCAGCTCTTCAGCGACCGCGACGTCACCGTGCGCGCGGCGGCCGTGGAGCACTACTCGAAGCGCGTGGTGGAAGAGGGCGCGGCGGTGGAGCCCCTGGAGGAGATCCTCCGCGCCGGGGCCCGGGAGCTGATGCTGCCCGCGGCGGAAGGCGTCGCCCACCAGCGTCGCGCCAGCGCCCTGCGCCCCCTGCTCCTGTACGCGCGCGCCGGTGAGCCGCACGAGCGCGGCCGGGCCCTGCTCGCGCTGGGCACCCTGGGCGACGTGCGCGCCCTCTCCGAGCTGGAGACGGTGGCCGGCGGAGGCACCCCGGACGCCCCGGCGGAAGAGGACATGGTGTTCGCCGCCATCGAGGCGCTGGGCCGGCTCGCGAACCGGATGCCCGATGGCGAGGACCGCCGCCGCATCGAGGAGAAGGTGGAAGCCGCGGCCACGGATGGCAACGCCTTCCAGCGCCAGGAAGCCGGCGTGCGCGGCCTGCGTGCCCTGGGCGGAGAGCGCGCCCGGGTGAAGCTGGAGGCGCTGCTCGCCGACGGCGACACCGACGACGACGTGCGCCGCACGGTGGCGGAGGAGCTGGGCAGGTTCGGAGACCCGGCCGCCGAGGCCGCGCTGGCCGCCGCGCTGAACGAGGAGGACGACGACCTTCGCGCCGCCGCGCGCAAGGCCTTGGACGTCCTCTTCCCCAAGGAGCGCACGCGGGTGGAGTTCCTCGCCGTGCAGAGCGAGCACGAGGACATCTCCGAGCCCGCCGCCACCTACCTCGCCAGCGAAGGCGACCCGGCCCTGCTCGTGCCCCGGCTGGCCACGCTGGACAACGCGGAGCTGCGTCTCCGCCTGCGTCGAGGCCTCGCCCGCCGTGGCGCGATGCCCGTGCCGGAGGTCATCGCCCTGTTCGGCCACGACAAGCCGGAGGCCCGCGAGGAGGCCGCGCGGCTCGTGGGCACCTGGACGGGTGACGCGCCCGAAGCCGGCGCCGTGGACACGGCCGGGCTGACCCGCGCGCTCGTGGCCGCCGAACGGCGCACCGCCACCGCCTGGGCCACCGCGCAGCCCGCGAAGAAGGACCCGCTGGCCGCCGCCTGGGAGCGCCTGCTCTGGGCGGGCTCACGGCTGGGCGCGAAGGAGCTGGTCGCGACCTCCGCCGGAATCCTCCGCCAGGGTGAAGCCCAGGCCCCCGCCGCCGTGCGCCAGGAAGCCGCGCGGGTGCTGGGACGGATGAAGGCGAAGAACGAGGCGCAGGCCCTGCGCACCGCGCTGGGGGACCCGGACGCGAACGTACGCTCCGCCGCCGCGTCGGTGCTGGCCGAGCTGGTGCCCGCCGAGGCCTCGGCCTGGGCGCTGGAGGTGAAGCCCTTCGACCCGGTGGCCCTGGGCCCCACGGGCGCGAAGGTGGCCTCGTCCGCGCTCACGGCCAGCGAGGCCCGCCGGCTCGCGGTCCCCGCGCTCCTGGCGAAGAAGGACCTGGAGCCGCTCAAGTCCGTGGCCGCCGACGCGAAGCCCGAGGTGAAGCAGGATGCCTGGGCCGCGCTGGGACGGCTGGGTGGAGACGCCGCCGCGGAGCTGCTGAAGACGGCGGCCTTCGACAAGTCGCAGTCGGTGGAGCTGCGCAAGGCGGCCTACCGCGCCCACAAACGTGCACGCCGGGCCGCTGAGCGCGCCCGGAAGGAAGGTCAACCGTCGTGA